In Massilia violaceinigra, one DNA window encodes the following:
- a CDS encoding Maf family protein, whose amino-acid sequence MKPIDRKIYLASKSPRRRELLRQIGVEFELLTLRNDTPRGPDVTELVNPGEAAIDYVARVANEKAAFGWKMVQHRRLTLRPVLAADTTVTIDGQILGKPGSPIEAKEMLERLSGRTHQVLTAIAVHHTDMQRQVTQVSQVRFAKLSPASIKAYCSTPEPYDKAGGYGLQGLAALFVEHIEGSHSGIVGLPLFETAQLLREAGIPLA is encoded by the coding sequence ATGAAACCGATCGACAGAAAAATCTACCTTGCTTCCAAAAGCCCGCGCCGGCGTGAATTGCTGCGCCAGATCGGCGTGGAGTTCGAGCTGCTCACGCTGCGCAACGATACGCCGCGCGGTCCGGACGTGACCGAACTGGTGAACCCGGGCGAAGCGGCCATCGACTATGTGGCGCGCGTGGCCAACGAAAAAGCGGCCTTCGGCTGGAAGATGGTGCAGCACCGCCGCCTGACCCTGCGTCCGGTGCTGGCCGCCGACACCACCGTCACCATCGATGGCCAGATCCTCGGCAAACCCGGCTCGCCCATCGAGGCGAAGGAAATGCTCGAACGCCTGTCCGGACGCACGCACCAGGTACTGACCGCGATCGCGGTCCATCACACCGACATGCAGCGCCAGGTCACCCAGGTGTCCCAGGTGCGCTTCGCCAAGCTCTCGCCAGCGTCGATCAAGGCTTACTGCTCCACTCCCGAACCGTACGACAAGGCGGGCGGCTACGGTCTGCAGGGCCTGGCCGCGCTGTTCGTCGAACATATCGAAGGCAGCCACTCCGGCATCGTCGGATTGCCGCTGTTCGAGACCGCGCAACTGCTGCGCGAAGCGGGCATTCCGCTGGCCTGA
- the rlmH gene encoding 23S rRNA (pseudouridine(1915)-N(3))-methyltransferase RlmH, translated as MQLIIAAVGHKMPGWIETGFSEYTKRMPPELRIVLKEIKPVERSGSKTAATAMALERERIEAVLPKSARLIALDERGKDLTSVGLSQQLMQWQQDGRDTVFLIGGADGLDPELKARAEGLIRISSMTLPHGIVRVMLAEQLYRAWSITQNHPYHRV; from the coding sequence ATGCAGCTCATTATCGCTGCGGTCGGCCACAAGATGCCCGGTTGGATCGAGACCGGCTTTTCCGAGTACACGAAGCGCATGCCGCCTGAATTGCGCATCGTGCTCAAGGAAATCAAGCCGGTCGAACGCTCCGGCAGCAAAACGGCGGCTACCGCCATGGCGCTCGAACGCGAGCGTATCGAAGCAGTCCTGCCCAAGAGCGCACGCCTGATCGCGCTCGATGAACGCGGCAAGGACCTGACCAGCGTGGGCCTGTCCCAGCAGCTGATGCAGTGGCAGCAGGACGGGCGCGACACCGTCTTCCTGATCGGCGGGGCCGACGGCCTCGATCCCGAACTCAAGGCGCGCGCCGAGGGGCTGATTCGTATTTCCAGTATGACGCTCCCGCACGGCATCGTGCGTGTTATGCTTGCCGAGCAGTTGTATAGGGCGTGGTCGATCACGCAGAATCACCCTTATCATCGCGTCTGA
- the rsfS gene encoding ribosome silencing factor: MDIKKLQTLVVDALEDVKGQDITVFDTVHLTSLFDRIAVVSGTSNRQTKALAASVRDKVKAAGGDVIGIEGEDTGEWVLVDLGDMIVHIMQPAIRQYYRLEEIWGDKPVKLGAAKRKGTVEAAEAAEAKPKSKHLASTQEAPEVKPVNERKPAAKKAAAAKTPAAAKKAPAKKAASKAVGKVVKVAATKTEEAAVKALKALPPKRAAAVKAPKAPADAVPVKKVIKRVAKKDAE, translated from the coding sequence ATGGATATTAAAAAACTGCAGACCCTCGTCGTCGACGCCCTCGAAGATGTGAAGGGCCAGGACATTACCGTGTTCGATACCGTTCACCTGACCAGCCTTTTTGACCGCATCGCCGTCGTTTCCGGCACCTCCAACCGTCAGACCAAGGCGCTTGCCGCCTCCGTGCGCGACAAGGTCAAGGCAGCCGGCGGCGACGTGATCGGCATCGAAGGCGAAGACACCGGCGAATGGGTCCTGGTCGATCTGGGCGACATGATCGTCCACATCATGCAGCCGGCGATCCGCCAGTACTACCGTCTCGAAGAAATCTGGGGCGACAAGCCTGTGAAGCTCGGCGCGGCCAAGCGCAAAGGCACCGTGGAAGCAGCCGAAGCGGCCGAAGCGAAGCCGAAGTCGAAGCACCTCGCCTCGACCCAGGAAGCGCCTGAAGTCAAGCCGGTCAACGAACGCAAACCAGCAGCCAAAAAAGCCGCTGCCGCCAAGACCCCGGCCGCCGCCAAAAAGGCGCCTGCCAAAAAAGCAGCGTCGAAAGCTGTCGGCAAAGTGGTCAAGGTCGCCGCGACCAAGACCGAAGAAGCAGCCGTCAAGGCCCTCAAGGCACTGCCGCCGAAACGCGCAGCCGCCGTCAAGGCGCCAAAAGCACCAGCGGACGCCGTGCCGGTCAAAAAAGTCATCAAGCGCGTCGCCAAAAAAGACGCAGAGTAA
- a CDS encoding nicotinate-nucleotide adenylyltransferase — MTLCVALLGGSFDPVHNGHVALATLFATLLEPDQLRILPAGSPWQKSRLQAGDADRVAMLRLAFAGAARPVALDLQEIERGTPTYTIDTLRSVRAELGPQASIVFLMGSDQLQQLDSWREWRALFELAHIGVAARPGFSMADAALPAAVAEELTMRRGSLAQLRNTPSGRAYLAETLDVDISATQIRAALQRGEKANSLISPVVLDYIQQHNLYEI, encoded by the coding sequence GTGACCTTGTGCGTCGCACTGCTGGGAGGCAGTTTCGATCCGGTTCATAATGGTCATGTGGCGCTGGCCACCTTGTTTGCCACCCTGCTCGAACCGGACCAGCTGCGCATCCTGCCGGCCGGCAGTCCGTGGCAGAAGAGCCGCTTGCAGGCCGGCGACGCCGACCGCGTCGCCATGCTGCGCCTGGCCTTTGCCGGCGCTGCTCGCCCGGTCGCGCTGGACCTGCAGGAAATCGAACGCGGCACGCCGACCTACACCATCGACACATTGCGCAGCGTGCGCGCCGAACTCGGGCCGCAGGCATCGATCGTATTCCTGATGGGATCGGACCAGCTGCAGCAGCTCGACAGCTGGCGCGAATGGCGCGCGCTGTTCGAGCTGGCCCATATCGGCGTGGCTGCGCGCCCGGGATTTTCGATGGCCGATGCGGCATTGCCGGCGGCCGTCGCCGAAGAACTCACCATGCGCCGGGGCAGCCTGGCGCAATTGCGTAACACCCCGTCCGGCAGGGCTTACCTGGCCGAGACGCTGGACGTGGACATCTCCGCCACCCAGATTCGTGCGGCATTACAACGGGGCGAGAAGGCAAACTCGCTTATCTCCCCGGTAGTGCTAGACTATATTCAACAACATAATTTATACGAAATCTAA
- the hemF gene encoding oxygen-dependent coproporphyrinogen oxidase, whose amino-acid sequence MSSPSPAAVKAWLLDLQARIVQALEDADGKPFLREEWERPEGGGGISRLIEEGNVLERGGVNFSHVMGANLPPSAAASRPELAGRAWEAMGVSLVVHPRNPYAPTVHMNVRFFTATAPGEEPVWWFGGGMDLTPYYGDEGDTRHFHQSCHDALAPFGSTLHARFKRWCDDYFYLKHRKEPRGVGGIFFDDFNEAGFDLSYAMTQSVGDSFVKAYLPILMARKDTPYGERERDFQAYRRGRYVEFNLVWDRGTLFGLQSGGRTEAILMSMPPIVKWRYDWHPEAGSAEAALYSDFLVHRDWLLT is encoded by the coding sequence ATGTCATCCCCTTCCCCTGCGGCCGTCAAGGCCTGGCTACTCGACCTGCAAGCGCGCATCGTGCAAGCGCTCGAAGACGCCGACGGCAAGCCGTTCCTGCGTGAAGAATGGGAACGTCCCGAAGGCGGCGGCGGCATTTCGCGCCTGATCGAGGAAGGCAATGTCCTGGAACGCGGCGGCGTCAATTTCTCGCACGTGATGGGCGCCAACCTGCCGCCATCGGCCGCGGCGTCACGTCCCGAACTGGCCGGCCGCGCCTGGGAAGCGATGGGCGTGTCGCTGGTGGTCCATCCGCGCAATCCGTACGCGCCGACGGTCCACATGAACGTGCGCTTCTTCACCGCCACCGCACCCGGCGAAGAGCCGGTATGGTGGTTCGGCGGCGGCATGGACCTGACGCCCTATTACGGCGACGAAGGCGATACGCGCCACTTCCACCAGAGCTGCCACGATGCGCTCGCGCCCTTCGGCAGCACGCTGCACGCGCGCTTCAAGCGCTGGTGCGACGATTACTTTTACCTGAAACACCGCAAGGAGCCGCGCGGCGTGGGCGGGATCTTCTTCGACGACTTCAACGAAGCCGGTTTCGACCTGTCGTACGCGATGACGCAAAGCGTGGGCGATTCCTTCGTCAAGGCCTACCTGCCGATCCTGATGGCCCGCAAGGACACGCCGTACGGCGAACGCGAACGCGATTTCCAGGCCTACCGGCGCGGCCGCTATGTGGAATTCAATCTGGTGTGGGACCGCGGCACCCTGTTCGGCCTGCAGTCGGGCGGACGCACGGAAGCGATCCTGATGTCGATGCCGCCGATCGTCAAGTGGCGCTACGACTGGCATCCGGAAGCCGGCAGCGCCGAAGCGGCGCTGTACAGCGACTTTCTGGTCCATCGCGACTGGCTCCTTACGTGA
- the purD gene encoding phosphoribosylamine--glycine ligase, whose product MKILVVGSGGREHALAWKLAQSERIQMVYVAPGNGGTARDIRLVNVDLTDPEQLAEFVQREGIALTVVGPETPLAAGIVNLFRGRGLKIFGPTKEAAQLESSKDFAKAFMQRHGIPTATYQTFSDVAQAHAYIDANGAPIVIKADGLAAGKGVVVAMTLEEAHQAVDHMLADNRFGDAGARIVIEEFLAGEEASFIVMCDGKNILALATSQDHKRLKDADEGPNTGGMGAYSPAPIVTPAMHARVMREIINPTINGMAKDGIPFTGFLYAGLMIDDKGNPKTLEFNCRMGDPETQPIMARLKSDLVTVMEHAVNGTLDTVELEWDRRTAVGVVMAAAGYPDDPRKSDVIDGIPAETPECVTFHAGTQQAGGKLVTSGGRVLCVVGLGDSVKMAQKQAYETVDKIHFNGAQFRRDIGWRGLKH is encoded by the coding sequence ATGAAAATCCTGGTAGTCGGCTCTGGCGGCCGTGAACATGCACTGGCCTGGAAACTGGCCCAATCCGAACGTATCCAGATGGTGTACGTTGCCCCGGGCAATGGCGGCACGGCGCGCGACATCCGTCTCGTCAACGTCGACCTGACCGATCCGGAGCAGCTGGCCGAATTCGTCCAGCGCGAAGGCATCGCCCTGACCGTGGTCGGTCCCGAGACGCCGCTGGCGGCCGGCATCGTCAACCTGTTCCGCGGCCGCGGCCTGAAGATTTTCGGGCCCACCAAAGAAGCGGCGCAGCTGGAAAGCTCGAAGGACTTCGCCAAGGCCTTCATGCAGCGCCACGGCATTCCGACGGCGACTTACCAGACGTTTTCGGACGTGGCGCAGGCGCACGCCTACATCGACGCCAACGGCGCGCCGATCGTCATCAAGGCCGACGGCCTGGCGGCCGGCAAAGGCGTGGTTGTCGCGATGACACTGGAAGAAGCGCACCAGGCGGTCGACCATATGCTGGCCGACAATCGTTTCGGCGACGCCGGCGCGCGCATCGTGATCGAAGAGTTTTTGGCGGGCGAGGAAGCGAGCTTCATCGTCATGTGCGACGGGAAGAACATCCTGGCGCTGGCCACCAGCCAGGATCACAAGCGCCTCAAGGATGCCGATGAAGGTCCGAACACGGGCGGCATGGGCGCATATTCGCCGGCGCCGATCGTCACGCCGGCCATGCATGCGCGCGTGATGCGCGAGATTATCAACCCGACCATCAACGGCATGGCCAAGGACGGCATTCCGTTCACCGGCTTCCTGTATGCGGGCTTGATGATCGACGACAAAGGCAACCCGAAGACGCTGGAATTCAACTGCCGCATGGGCGACCCCGAGACGCAGCCGATCATGGCGCGCCTCAAGAGCGACCTGGTGACGGTGATGGAGCATGCGGTGAACGGCACGCTCGACACGGTCGAACTGGAATGGGACCGCCGCACGGCGGTGGGCGTGGTGATGGCCGCCGCCGGCTATCCGGACGACCCGCGCAAGAGCGATGTGATCGACGGGATTCCCGCCGAAACGCCGGAATGCGTGACCTTCCATGCGGGTACGCAGCAGGCCGGCGGCAAGCTGGTGACCAGCGGTGGACGCGTGCTGTGCGTGGTCGGCCTGGGCGACAGCGTGAAGATGGCGCAGAAGCAGGCTTACGAGACGGTCGACAAGATCCACTTCAACGGCGCGCAGTTCCGCCGTGATATCGGGTGGCGTGGGTTGAAGCACTAG
- a CDS encoding YebC/PmpR family DNA-binding transcriptional regulator: MAGHSKWANIKHKKAATDAKRGKIWTRLIKEITVGARMGGPDIATNPRLRLAVDKAADANMPKENVARAIQRGSGGLEGVNYEEVRYEGYGIGGAAIIVDCMTDNRVRTVAEVRHAFNKHGGNMGTEGSVAFMFKHCGQFLFAPGVDEDKLMEAALEAGAEDVVADEEGGFEVLCDPFSFATVKEALEAAGFKAEVAEIIMKPSTETVIGGEDGIKMQKILDALENLDDVQEVYTNVLIED, encoded by the coding sequence ATGGCTGGACACAGCAAATGGGCCAATATCAAGCACAAGAAGGCCGCTACCGACGCCAAGCGCGGCAAGATCTGGACCCGATTGATCAAGGAAATCACCGTTGGCGCGCGCATGGGCGGCCCCGACATCGCCACCAATCCGCGCCTGCGCCTGGCGGTGGACAAGGCGGCTGACGCCAATATGCCGAAAGAGAACGTCGCGCGCGCCATCCAGCGCGGCTCGGGCGGGCTCGAAGGCGTGAACTACGAAGAAGTGCGCTACGAAGGCTACGGCATCGGCGGCGCGGCCATCATCGTCGACTGCATGACCGACAACCGTGTACGCACGGTGGCCGAAGTGCGTCACGCCTTCAATAAACACGGCGGCAACATGGGCACCGAAGGTTCGGTCGCCTTCATGTTCAAGCACTGCGGCCAGTTCCTGTTCGCGCCCGGCGTGGACGAAGACAAGTTGATGGAAGCGGCCCTTGAAGCGGGCGCCGAAGATGTGGTGGCCGACGAGGAAGGCGGCTTCGAAGTGCTGTGCGATCCGTTCTCCTTCGCCACCGTGAAGGAAGCACTGGAAGCTGCCGGCTTCAAGGCCGAAGTGGCCGAGATCATCATGAAACCGTCGACCGAGACCGTGATCGGCGGCGAAGACGGCATCAAGATGCAAAAAATTCTCGACGCGCTCGAGAACCTCGACGATGTGCAGGAAGTCTATACCAACGTCCTGATCGAAGATTAA
- a CDS encoding DMT family transporter, with product MNKSATAVAAHSTPRPALLAGLTLAISGAVLFSAKAVLAKLMYRYQVDAVTVLAFRMLFSLPVFAAVAFWKMRTEAPLSPADRWRLVFLGVIGYYLSSYLDFLGLQFISVGLERLILFLTPTFVLLITSVFLKRHISRIEWLALLVSYCGIVLVFVHDLHGGAGSTAIGALLVLGSALSYAVYLLMSGEMVRRIGSLRLVAYAMCVSSVVCIGQFFVLRPVSMLVQPAAVYWYSLANGIFCTVLPVFMTMIAVQRIGASTASQAGMIGPVSTLFLGALVLGEPITAVQVGGTAMVLAGIYMLSKKK from the coding sequence ATGAACAAAAGCGCAACGGCTGTCGCCGCCCACTCGACCCCGCGCCCCGCCCTGCTGGCCGGCCTGACCCTCGCCATCTCGGGCGCGGTGCTGTTTTCGGCCAAGGCCGTCCTGGCCAAGCTGATGTACCGCTACCAGGTCGACGCCGTCACCGTGCTCGCTTTCCGCATGTTGTTCTCGCTGCCGGTGTTCGCCGCTGTCGCGTTCTGGAAGATGCGCACCGAAGCGCCGCTGTCGCCGGCCGACCGCTGGCGCCTGGTGTTCCTGGGCGTGATCGGCTACTACCTCTCCAGTTACCTCGATTTTCTCGGCCTGCAATTCATTTCGGTCGGGCTGGAACGCCTGATCCTGTTCCTCACGCCGACCTTCGTGCTGCTCATCACCTCAGTGTTCCTCAAGCGGCACATTAGCCGCATCGAGTGGCTGGCCCTCCTTGTATCCTACTGCGGCATCGTGCTGGTGTTCGTGCACGACTTGCACGGCGGCGCCGGCAGCACCGCCATCGGCGCGCTGCTGGTGCTCGGCTCGGCCCTGTCGTACGCGGTCTACCTGTTGATGTCGGGCGAGATGGTGCGCCGCATCGGCTCCCTGCGCCTGGTGGCCTATGCGATGTGCGTATCGAGCGTGGTCTGCATCGGCCAGTTCTTCGTGCTGCGGCCCGTGTCCATGCTGGTCCAGCCGGCGGCGGTGTACTGGTACTCGCTGGCCAACGGGATTTTCTGCACCGTGCTGCCGGTCTTCATGACCATGATCGCGGTGCAGCGCATCGGCGCCTCCACCGCGTCGCAGGCCGGCATGATCGGCCCCGTCTCGACTCTGTTCCTCGGCGCGCTGGTACTGGGCGAGCCGATCACCGCCGTGCAGGTCGGCGGCACGGCGATGGTCCTGGCGGGTATTTACATGCTGTCGAAGAAAAAATAG
- a CDS encoding methylglyoxal synthase, with protein sequence MSHPTKPRIALIAHDKKKDDMIVLAAEYIDFLRGCQLMATGTTGARLIKELGLAVERKESGPFGGDLQIGAALVEGQIDAVVFLRDPMTPQPHEPDINALVRACDVHNVACATNLSTAHLLLSQLRLAAA encoded by the coding sequence ATGAGCCACCCCACCAAGCCCCGCATCGCCCTGATCGCCCACGACAAGAAGAAGGACGACATGATCGTGCTCGCCGCCGAGTACATCGATTTCCTGCGCGGCTGCCAGCTGATGGCGACCGGCACCACCGGCGCGCGCCTGATCAAGGAGCTCGGGCTGGCGGTCGAACGCAAGGAGTCCGGCCCGTTCGGCGGCGACCTGCAGATCGGCGCGGCCCTGGTCGAGGGCCAGATCGACGCGGTGGTGTTCCTGCGCGACCCGATGACGCCGCAGCCGCACGAGCCGGACATCAACGCGCTGGTGCGCGCCTGCGACGTGCACAATGTGGCCTGCGCCACCAATCTGTCGACCGCCCATTTGCTGCTCTCGCAGCTCAGGCTCGCGGCCGCATAA
- a CDS encoding quinone oxidoreductase family protein: protein MAKAIRINRTGGPEVMEYVDVDVGEPGPGEARVRHAACGVNFIDVYFRTGLYPQPLPAGLGMEGAGVVEAVGEGVTEVAVGDRVAYAGRPNGAYSEVRNLPSALLLRLPDAISFETGAAMMLQGLTVQYLFRRTVPLKRGDTILFHAAAGGVGLIASQWARALGVNMIGTVGSDEKAALAKASGCSHVINYNTEDFVARVMEITDGEKVSVVYDSIGKDTFTKSLDCLRPLGMMVSFGNASGPVPDFSLAELSARGSLFITRPTLFSYAARRADLEAMAADLFAVVASGDVKIDINQTYKLADAAQAHIDLEARKTTGSSILVP from the coding sequence ATGGCAAAAGCAATCCGTATCAACCGCACCGGCGGCCCCGAAGTGATGGAATACGTCGATGTGGACGTGGGCGAACCCGGACCGGGCGAAGCGCGCGTGCGCCACGCCGCCTGCGGCGTCAATTTCATCGACGTGTACTTCCGCACCGGTTTGTATCCGCAGCCGCTGCCGGCGGGGCTGGGCATGGAAGGCGCCGGGGTGGTCGAGGCGGTGGGCGAGGGCGTGACCGAGGTGGCCGTGGGCGACCGCGTGGCCTACGCGGGCCGTCCGAACGGGGCCTATTCCGAAGTACGCAACCTGCCGTCCGCGCTGCTGCTGCGTCTTCCCGACGCGATCTCGTTCGAGACGGGCGCCGCCATGATGCTGCAGGGGCTGACCGTGCAGTACCTGTTCCGCCGCACCGTGCCGCTCAAGCGCGGCGACACCATCCTGTTCCACGCGGCGGCCGGTGGCGTGGGCCTGATCGCGTCGCAATGGGCGCGCGCGCTCGGCGTGAACATGATCGGCACCGTCGGTTCCGACGAAAAGGCGGCGCTGGCCAAGGCCAGCGGCTGCAGCCATGTCATCAACTACAACACCGAGGATTTCGTGGCGCGCGTGATGGAAATCACCGACGGCGAAAAAGTCTCGGTGGTGTACGACTCGATCGGCAAGGATACCTTCACCAAGTCGCTCGACTGCCTGCGCCCGCTCGGCATGATGGTCAGCTTCGGCAATGCATCCGGGCCGGTGCCCGATTTTTCGCTGGCCGAACTGTCCGCGCGCGGCTCGCTGTTCATCACCCGTCCGACCCTGTTCAGCTACGCCGCCAGGCGCGCCGACCTGGAAGCCATGGCCGCCGATCTGTTCGCGGTGGTTGCCAGCGGCGATGTGAAGATCGATATCAACCAGACCTACAAACTGGCCGATGCCGCGCAGGCGCACATTGACCTGGAAGCGCGCAAGACGACCGGCTCGTCGATCCTGGTGCCATGA
- a CDS encoding DUF4136 domain-containing protein, which translates to MRRLLMAAGAALTLLLGGCATTIRSNVTTFHQWPAELQDKTYVFEAPPVQDDTLELRSYQNLVRGQLARLGFQDAGESGKPTLRISMKFTTTDVPVRVVDVVDPFFIPHPRFAFGGYGYGYRGRYWGARRYWGGWHSPFYDPFWSGAPMYRERIDHQYRRELQVAIKAIPGGKRLFDVTVHNMSREMSTPALMPALVQSAFAEFPGVSGVARRVELKRER; encoded by the coding sequence ATGAGACGATTATTGATGGCTGCCGGGGCGGCATTGACCTTGCTGCTGGGAGGCTGCGCGACGACGATTCGCAGCAATGTGACCACCTTTCATCAGTGGCCGGCCGAGCTGCAGGATAAAACCTATGTGTTCGAGGCGCCGCCGGTGCAGGACGACACGCTCGAACTGCGCAGCTACCAGAACCTGGTGCGCGGCCAGCTGGCGCGCCTCGGTTTTCAGGACGCCGGCGAAAGCGGCAAGCCGACCCTGAGAATCTCGATGAAATTCACCACCACCGACGTGCCGGTGCGCGTGGTCGACGTGGTCGATCCCTTCTTCATCCCGCACCCGCGCTTCGCATTCGGCGGCTATGGCTACGGCTACCGCGGCCGCTACTGGGGCGCACGGCGCTACTGGGGCGGCTGGCACAGCCCCTTCTACGATCCGTTCTGGAGCGGCGCGCCGATGTACCGCGAGCGCATCGATCACCAATACCGGCGCGAGCTGCAGGTGGCGATCAAGGCTATCCCCGGCGGCAAGCGCCTGTTCGACGTCACCGTGCATAACATGAGCCGCGAAATGTCCACGCCGGCGCTCATGCCCGCACTGGTGCAAAGCGCCTTTGCCGAATTCCCGGGCGTGAGCGGTGTGGCCAGGCGGGTCGAACTCAAACGCGAACGCTGA